The following proteins are encoded in a genomic region of Bosea beijingensis:
- a CDS encoding tyrosine recombinase XerC → MTDFDSFRRDWLSHLSAERRLSPKTLEAYSRDLGQFHVFLTEHLGGAPSLSDIAALKPVDLRAFLGQRRRDNVGNRTLMRQLAALRSFARFGERQGKLTAAAFAATRGPRLGKSLPRPLEPSAARAVTQADTRAGEEREQWILARDAAVLGLLYGSGLRISEALSLARTQAPLQAGDTLTVIGKGSKTRMVPVLPVVITAIAEYLKLCPWRLPPEGPLFVGAKGGPLSPRIIQLAVEGLRGALGLPSSATPHALRHSFATHLLGRGGDLRAIQELLGHASLSTTQIYTRIDSARLMAAYDAAHPRAGR, encoded by the coding sequence ATGACCGACTTCGACTCCTTCCGGCGCGACTGGCTTTCGCACCTCTCGGCCGAGCGGCGCCTCTCGCCGAAGACGCTTGAGGCCTATTCCCGCGATCTCGGCCAGTTCCACGTCTTTCTCACCGAGCATCTCGGCGGTGCGCCCTCGCTTTCCGACATCGCGGCGCTGAAGCCGGTCGACCTGCGCGCCTTCCTCGGCCAGCGCCGCCGCGACAATGTCGGCAACCGCACTTTGATGCGCCAGCTCGCGGCTTTGCGCTCCTTCGCCCGTTTCGGCGAGCGCCAGGGCAAGCTTACTGCCGCAGCCTTCGCCGCGACGCGGGGTCCGCGCCTCGGCAAGTCGCTGCCGCGCCCGCTCGAACCCTCGGCCGCCCGCGCCGTCACCCAGGCCGACACCCGCGCGGGCGAAGAACGCGAGCAATGGATACTGGCTCGCGACGCCGCCGTGCTCGGCCTGCTCTATGGTAGCGGCCTGCGCATCTCGGAGGCACTCTCGCTTGCCCGCACCCAGGCGCCGCTTCAGGCCGGCGATACGCTGACTGTCATCGGCAAGGGCAGCAAGACGCGGATGGTGCCGGTGCTGCCCGTCGTGATCACCGCCATCGCCGAATATCTCAAGCTCTGTCCCTGGCGCCTGCCGCCGGAAGGCCCGCTCTTCGTCGGCGCCAAGGGCGGGCCGCTCTCGCCGCGCATCATCCAGCTCGCGGTCGAGGGCTTGCGCGGCGCGCTCGGCCTGCCTTCATCGGCCACGCCGCATGCCCTGCGCCACTCCTTCGCGACGCATCTGTTGGGGCGCGGCGGCGACCTGCGCGCCATCCAGGAACTGCTCGGCCACGCCTCGCTCTCGACGACGCAGATCTACACCCGCATCGATTCGGCCCGCCTGATGGCGGCCTATGACGCCGCCCATCCGCGCGCCGGGCGCTGA
- a CDS encoding primosomal protein N', translating to MAQFDLINDSMSEEAPAGTVDVLIPLGLDQAYSYAVPAGLVLKPGDVVQVPLGPRETVGVVWDVGSGRGGNLKKVTEKYDMPPLDPALRKLVDWVAWYTLAPKGSVLALALRRQPDDTPERPKLGVRLAGPPPGRMTPARARAIAAAEGGLLIAKSALAEAASVSAAVIDSLVDAGTFIIEPLPREAIAALPDPDHAVPELSDGQGEVAQALVRSVQAKAFGVSLLEGVTGSGKTEVYFEAVAEAIRLGRQSLILMPEIALTAQFIDRFEARFGVRPGLWHSAVTGRKRERLQAAIASGEAKVVAGARSALFLPYSDLGLIIVDEEHESAYKQEDGVSYHARDMAVVRGRIENAPVVLASATPSLETRVNAERGRYVHLKLPERFGGRELPQLGLVDLRRDKPERGRWLSGALIKAVEANLEAREQSLLFLNRRGYAPLTLCRDCGHRFQCPNCSAWLVDHRFRRALVCHHCGHVERRPHECPACHKPESLIACGPGVERLAEEVATLFPQARSIVLSSDFPGGTERLKQELMAVAEGEFDIVIGTQLVAKGHNFPGMTLVGVIDADLGLTSGDPRAAERTFQALRQVTGRAGRGEKPGRALLQTHDPEHPVLKALISGDPERFYAAEEASREAAGLPPFGRLAALIVSANSQAEAESHARALARSAEAGDGIMVLGPAEAPLAVLRGRHRMRLIVKTAREINLQDYLRGWLKRAPRPKGSVRVAVDVDPQSFL from the coding sequence ATGGCGCAGTTCGACCTGATCAACGACAGTATGAGCGAAGAGGCGCCGGCCGGCACGGTCGACGTGCTGATCCCGCTCGGGCTCGACCAGGCCTATAGCTATGCCGTGCCGGCCGGGCTCGTGCTGAAACCCGGCGATGTCGTGCAGGTGCCCCTCGGGCCGCGCGAGACCGTCGGCGTCGTCTGGGATGTCGGTAGCGGGCGTGGCGGCAATCTCAAGAAGGTCACCGAAAAATACGACATGCCGCCGCTCGATCCGGCGCTGCGCAAGCTCGTCGACTGGGTGGCCTGGTATACGCTGGCGCCGAAGGGCTCCGTGCTGGCCTTGGCCCTGCGGCGGCAGCCCGACGATACGCCCGAGCGGCCTAAACTTGGCGTCAGGCTGGCGGGCCCACCGCCGGGGCGAATGACGCCAGCGCGGGCGCGGGCCATCGCTGCGGCCGAAGGCGGGCTGCTGATCGCGAAATCGGCGCTGGCGGAGGCGGCCTCGGTCAGCGCGGCCGTGATCGATTCCCTCGTCGATGCCGGCACCTTCATCATCGAGCCCCTGCCGCGCGAGGCGATCGCAGCCTTGCCCGATCCCGACCATGCCGTGCCGGAACTCTCGGACGGGCAGGGCGAAGTCGCGCAGGCGCTGGTCAGGTCGGTGCAGGCGAAGGCGTTCGGCGTTTCGTTGCTCGAAGGCGTCACGGGCTCCGGCAAGACCGAGGTCTATTTCGAGGCCGTCGCGGAGGCGATCCGGCTCGGCCGCCAGAGCCTGATCCTGATGCCGGAGATCGCGCTGACCGCGCAGTTCATCGACCGCTTCGAGGCCCGCTTCGGTGTCAGGCCCGGCTTGTGGCACTCGGCCGTGACCGGCCGCAAGCGCGAGCGCCTGCAGGCGGCTATCGCATCAGGCGAGGCCAAGGTCGTGGCCGGCGCCCGTTCGGCGCTGTTCCTGCCCTATAGCGATCTCGGTCTCATCATCGTCGATGAGGAACATGAGAGCGCCTATAAGCAGGAGGACGGCGTCTCCTATCATGCGCGCGACATGGCGGTGGTACGAGGCCGGATCGAGAACGCGCCGGTGGTTCTCGCTTCCGCGACACCCTCGCTGGAGACCCGCGTCAATGCCGAGCGTGGGCGCTATGTCCATCTCAAGCTGCCGGAGCGCTTCGGCGGGCGCGAGTTGCCGCAGCTCGGCCTCGTCGACCTGCGCCGCGACAAGCCGGAACGGGGGCGCTGGCTTTCGGGCGCGCTGATCAAGGCAGTCGAGGCCAACCTGGAGGCCAGGGAGCAGTCGCTGCTCTTCCTCAACCGGCGTGGCTATGCGCCGCTGACGCTATGCCGGGACTGCGGTCATCGCTTCCAGTGCCCGAACTGTTCGGCCTGGCTGGTCGATCATCGTTTCCGGCGGGCGCTGGTCTGCCATCATTGCGGCCATGTCGAGCGCCGGCCGCATGAATGCCCGGCCTGCCACAAGCCCGAGAGCCTGATCGCCTGCGGGCCGGGGGTGGAGCGGCTGGCCGAGGAGGTCGCGACGCTTTTTCCACAGGCGCGCTCGATCGTGCTCTCCAGCGACTTTCCGGGAGGGACGGAGAGGCTGAAGCAGGAATTGATGGCGGTGGCTGAAGGCGAGTTCGATATCGTCATCGGCACGCAGCTCGTGGCGAAGGGCCATAATTTCCCGGGAATGACGCTGGTCGGGGTGATCGATGCCGATCTCGGGCTGACTTCCGGCGATCCGCGCGCGGCGGAGCGAACCTTCCAGGCGCTGCGACAGGTGACGGGCCGCGCGGGGCGGGGCGAAAAGCCGGGCCGCGCCCTGCTTCAGACGCATGACCCCGAGCATCCCGTGCTGAAAGCTCTGATCTCGGGCGATCCGGAGCGGTTTTATGCCGCAGAGGAGGCCTCGCGGGAGGCGGCGGGCCTGCCGCCCTTCGGCCGACTGGCGGCGCTGATCGTCTCGGCCAACAGCCAGGCGGAGGCCGAGAGCCATGCGCGGGCTCTGGCGCGCTCGGCCGAGGCCGGCGACGGAATCATGGTGCTGGGGCCGGCGGAAGCGCCCCTGGCGGTGCTGCGGGGGCGCCATCGCATGCGCCTGATCGTCAAGACGGCGCGCGAGATCAACCTGCAGGATTACCTGCGCGGCTGGCTGAAACGGGCGCCCAGGCCCAAGGGCTCGGTCCGGGTCGCGG